CCATTGCACAAGCTGAAGATGGCAGCTTAATTGACCCTTTTTCTGGCCAACAAGACTTAGAAAATCGCTTACTTCGTCATGTTTCTGATGCCTTTAGTGAAGATCCATTGAGAATATTACGGGTAGCCCGTTTTGCCGCTCGTTATCATTACCTAGGTTTCACTATTGCTCCAGAAACCAAAGCTCTTTTAATTGATATGGTGAAGGCGGGTGAACTTAACACTCTCACCGCTGAACGAGTGTGGTTAGAGTGCGAAAAGTCTCTCAGTGACGGTGCATTTAGCGAGTTTCTAAATGTGCTTGCTAGTATTGGCGGTCTGCATGTCGTAAGCGCGGAGCTTGAAGAAAAGTGGTGCGATGAGCTTTACAACACGCTACAAGCACGCTTTGCCTATGCTAATAAACTGCAAATTAATGACATTGCAGTGTTATTCAGTCAAGTCACCTTATCGCTTTCAAGTGACGAGATAAAGACCATTGCAACTAGCATACGCTTACCTAATGAAGTACGTGATTTAGCGCTATTTAGTCAAATACATCAAACAACGTTAAGCGCAGAAAAACCGACTAGCGAGGCTATTTTTAGCAGCTTTAATCAACTTGATTTATGGCGTCGCCCAGAACGCTTTGAACAGGTATTAAAGGTTTTAGAGGTTAGTCATCAACAGTCAGTTGCCTGCTATGAGTCAATAATAAAAGCAGCAGCGCAAGCGCGTGCAGTTAATCCGCAGCAGTTTATTGCGCAAGGTATTAAAGGGGCAGAAATAAAAACCGCGCTTGAGCAAGCGCGGTTAGAGGTTATTAAAAATTACTTTTCGTAGCGCACCAAACGCAAATAAACATCAGATGTTTTTGCATGAAGGCTATTTATGCCTTTATCAAATTGATACACCCAAGCAAGATCAGTGCGACTGATCCCTGAAGTGCTACTCCAATAGTTTTGCAGCTTAGTTGATAAAAACGCCGTTTCGTTAATACTAGGCTGCACACAACTGTGCTCTAAAATGCTTGCTAACTCCTTAACATTTGGCACATGCCAATCGCTGTAATCAGCAAAGGTTGCATTTTCAGCCCCGCGCAGTGCCTCACCCCAGGTAAGTTGCTGGCTGGTCCCTTCACAGGTATCCGTTTCACTATTATAGCTTTGACCAAATGTACAACGTTGCCACATAAGGCCCGTTGCGCTGTCGCTGACTGTACCATCTTCGTTAATCACAAAACGGCTATCAGGGGTGGTCTCTGTGACGGCGTTATAACATACTTGCGCTGCGACATAACCCGATTGCAAAGCAATAACGGTAAGTGCGGTAATTAAAGGTAACTTTCGCATATTACTCTCCCGGCGTTCTGACTAAGCGCACAAAGGCGGTGTTATTTTTGGGGTACGCTAAATCATTAGCACTACTCATATCAATAATATAGGCCTGCGATAGACTTGTACCATCTGCCGCTGTTTGTGAGGTCCAATATGGCATAAACGAACTGCTACTAGTACTTAGCTGAGTATCACTAGGCTGATTAGGGAAAAAGTCTGTATTAAGTAACGTAGACTCACCTTGTTTGGCATAATCTAATAGCCCTAATAATTCAGTGTAAGTGGGCACACGCCAGTTTGTACCACCGCAAAAGTCGCGGCTATTTACATCATCAATATAAGTTTGCAAGCCACAGTTACTAGTACTTGGGCATGAAGAGCCCGCAGCCCCTTGCACACTGCCAGTTTGCACTCCAGTTGAACCATTTAGATACCAAGTATAATGATTTGATCCAGCACGCTCGGTGGTTGACGGTGGCAATGTTGAACTTGCTTCTTTCACTTCCCATATTAGCCCTGTCACGTTATCGCGTACGCAGCTAAAGCGAGTAGCATCATCAGGTAGTTCATCGGCAAATTCATTCATTTTCGTAAAATCAAACGCCAAGTCACCCTGACCAACTTTATCGAGTTGATTTGCGACGCTGTCACGACCTATATCAGCATCTTGGCTTGGAAAGTCTTCGCTGTCACAATTAATTTTTTGTGAGTTGTTGTAGCAATCACTCATGCCGGTATCATTAATTAAACCCAGAGGTTTTGGACTTATATCTATAATCACAATATCCGTGTCGCTACGTGATTTACTATCTGTCACGGTAACTTCAAAGCTCAGCTCTGAATCGGTATCAACATCAGGAGCGACGAAAGTTGTGATACATTGGTTCTGGTTTGCCAAAGTCACTGTTTCGCCTGTTAATTGCTGCCAAAAACATGATTTTGTTGCCGTCACGATTTCACTATTGCTAGCATCAAGCGTCACGGTATCAAACTCAATAACTTGTTGATCAACGCCCGCATCAGCAATAATTACTTCAACCGTTTTATTTAATGTAAACGACGCTTCAGTACTTGCTGAACCACCTTCATCGTCAGTTACAGTCAAGCGCCAAGTCATCGCTGTATTTGATTCAAGTAGTGGGTGAGTGAAACTAATGGTTTGCTTGTCGTAACTATCAGCCGTTAATTCAGGACCATCAAGTTGAGTCCATAAGTAGCTATCAACCGAACCATTTTCATCGATATCAGCAGACTCTTCGCCACTTAATGTAATCACATCATTGTATTGTGATGGTAACTCTTCTGGCGCGGTTTGAGTAATCACTGCAACAGGCAGTTGATTATTAGAGGTAATAAAAATACTAACTTGATCGGAAACAAGTTGCCCATCAGTTTGATAATTTACTTTTAAAACAAGTTCAGAGTCGAGTTTAATATCAGGAGCGGTAATGGTTTGTTCTGCGCCTTCAGCTGGAAAACCTTCTACTGCTGGGCCACTGACTCGCTCCCAGGTAAAAGTGCCATCTGCTGGAGAGCCTTTGGCAGAGACAGTAAATTCACTTTTTTCAATAATTTGCTGATCTGAGCCTGCATTAACTGTTGCTGCGACTGGATTCGAATCACTCGAACCACCACCGCCGCCACAGGCTGTTAATGTCGTTAATGCAACTAGGGTAAGAGGCACTAATCTCATGTTTACCACCTTAAAATGCAAAGTCGGTCATGGCCGACTGCCAAATAAGCTAATAACAAGCAATTAAAGTGCCAGACTCGGGTTTATAAATAACTTTCTTGATGGATACGAACGAAAAGCTTTGTACCTACTTTACTGTAATCGACTTTGTATTCTCTGCCATCGAGGGCTTGGATAAACAACAAACGTTTTTCTTCTGCAAATACATCAGGGCTTGCTACATACACCATCTCTAAGTAGCGCTCTTTGGCTTCACGACGGTTTTTTGGCAGGTCGTCTTTAAACGGCTCTAAACCATTTTGAGTAACTTTAATGCGTGGGTGATTCTCACCATTCACAACCACTAAGTCGAGTTTTTTATCTTTGTGTATTATTGTGTTTCGACCGCTTTTAATAAAAGAACGTTCTTGACTCATAGTCTTATCCTGCTACTTACTGCACCTAACTGCTTACTTTTTCTGTAAACGCGCCTCAATAAACTCATTAGGATTCAGTTTCCAACGATTTAAATCAGCACTAAATTGCCAAATATCAACATCAAGAACATTGGCTGGCAACAATAAATCGTATCCTGTTAATTGCCTTAAATGCTGCGTACGATTAGCAAACATGGCAATCAATCCTTTGTAAAGCTGACCACTAGGGGCAGTGTAGTCCGTCTCTTCTATTAACCATTCTGATGGGCAATCACCATTTTTGCAATATTTTTGAATGACTTGCATAAATAAATGACGTTGCTCTATCAGTAATCGTCCAGCAATTCTCGGGGAAATCTGAGTTAAAAATTCATCTATGTTATTGAGTTTAATACCAACTGCGTTTAACTCAAGGTATTCTAAGCCTTGTTCCACTTTTGGTATACCACTATGATGAAAATTAGCACGATTTAGCTGCCAATTCCCAATTTTGTGATGATAAATAAGTAAATTCTGAGTAAATGTTAGGCTAAAGTATGGTTCTTGAGTTTTTAAAAAGCCAATAAAAATTGCGGCAATACAGGTTGTTGCTAAAAAAATCTCAACAATGCTAATTTCACCAGGCCTCAATAAGTTAACCAACATAATAATGATTAACCCAATACCGCCAACAATTAAAAACTCGCTGCCATGGCGAGATGCTTGAGCACGCACTTTGAGTGCAGGAAGTTTCTTATCCATATACTGAAAAGTAAAAAATAAACATCACAATTGTGACCAAAACTATCTTTCTAAGCGTTAAACAATAATTACACTTTGGTTCTTTACCCATACTAAAACCTCTCTTTTAGTCACAATAAAGGAACAAATTAGCCGAACTTTTAACTTTTACGCCAAATGCACAAATTTATGAGATACCTGACATACGGGGCACGTACTAATTTTGTACACTACACTCAACTAATTTTCTGGTAACACGATGATGTATTCTACACAATCTGGTAAAGCACTTTTTCCTTTTATTATTACCCTTTTACTTGGGTTATGTATTTATTTGTATTTACCTTCAAGCCAAGGGGAGCAAAGCAACTTTGGCAACCGTGCAACACAAGTAACAGCGCACACTGTTACAGCCGAGGAAAATGCAGTACTCATTGAAGCAATTGGTAGCGCTCGTGCTAACCAAGCGATTTATATTCGCAGCGCGCAAAACGATTATGTTACCGATATCTTTTTCAATGATGGCGACTTAGTGAGTAAAGGTCAAAAACTAGTTCAATTGCAATCTCAAGAAGAAGAATTAGCAGTAAAAGAGCTAAGTATTAATTTACGCGAAGAACGCCGCCAACTTGAGCGCCTCACTGAGTTATCTCGCTCACAAGCGACTGCTAAATCATTACTTGAAGAGCAATTATCGCGGGTTGACGCAACCGAAGCACAACTTGAAAGTGCTAAAACAAAGCTGGCAGAAATGACCATCAAAGCGCCATTTTCTGGCTTGCTAGGCAAGCGCGAAATTTCAATTGGTACTTATGTTAGCAATACAACAAACATTACCACACTTGATGATATCAGCATTATTAAGGTCGACTTTAAGGTGCCAGAAAAATACCTAGCTCAGTTGCAGCTTGGTATGAAAGTGATGACGCAAAATGATGCCTACCCAGAAAAAACCTTTAACGGTAAAGTGACCCACATTAGTTCTCGTATTGATTCTATAACACGTAGCGTTGAAGTAACTGCAAGCTTTATTAATAAAAGTGGTTTATTGCGACCAGGCATGTTGCTGAACACGGCGTTAGAGTTAAGTTCAAACCAAGCGCTAATGGTGCCAGAGAAAGCCGTAATCCCTCAGCAAGACAAACACTATGTGTTCCAAATTGAAGATGGCGTTGCTAACAAAGTAGAAGTACATGTGGCAGGTCGTCACAATGGCTGGGTAGCCATTGATAAAGGCCTTGAAAGTGGTCAGCAAGTTGTGACTGAAGGCATTATTAAGATCCGTACTGGCAGCAAAGTAAGTATCAAGGGCTAAACCATGAAAATTACTGATACTAGCGTTAAACGCCCGGTCTTTGCGATCGTAATCAACCTGTTATTACTTACCTTTGGTTTGGTGGCATTTTCTATGCTCCCACTGCGAGAATACCCGGATATTGAAACACCGATTGTCAGCGTTAGCACTGATTACACTGGTGCCAGCGCAGAGATTATTGAAACCAAAATCACCCAAGTACTCGAAAACCGCATTTCGGGTATCGAAGGCATCAAAAGTATTAATTCATCGAGCCGTAATGGTCGCTCAAATATCACCATTGAGTTTAATATCAGCCGTGATATCGATGCTGCATCAAACGATGTACGCGAACGTGTAGCCCGTGCCCTAGATAGCTTACCTGAGCAAGTTCGCCCGCCAGAGGTATCTAAATCAAACAGCGATGAAAGCCCAATTGCATGGTTCGTACTAAACAGTACTACCATGGATTCATTACAGTTATCTGATTATGCACAACGCTTTATTGTTGACCGATTAGCCGTTGTTGACGGTGTCTCAAACGTGCGTGTTGGTGGTGAACGTAAATACGCAATGAAAATCTGGTTAAACCGTAAAGCGATGGCTGCACGCGGTATAACCAGTAGCGATATCGAAAACACGTTACGAACTGAAAACGTTGAATTACCCGCTGGAGAAATCGAGTCTATCGACCGTGATTTTACAGTACGTACCGCCCGTAGTTATAAAGATCAGCGAGACTTTAGAAACTTGGTTATTAAACGTGGTGAAGATGGCTATTTAGTACGTTTAGGTGAAGTGGCTGATGTTCACTTAGAAGCCGCTGACGACGAAAGTCTGTTTCGCGGTAATGGCAGAAATATGATTGGCTTAGGCATTGTAAAGCAGGCCAAAGCCAATACTCTTACCGTCGTTGATAATGCCCGCGCAGAACTTGAAAAAATCAAGCGTAACCTGCCAGAAGGCACAACCATTCAAGACAGCTATGACTCATCAATTTTTATCAAAGAATCAATTGATGAAGTATATAGAACGCTTGGGATTTCAATGGCACTGGTTGTATTGGTTATCTACCTATTCTTAGGTAATATTCGTGCAACACTGGTACCTGCAGTCACGGTACCAGTAGCGCTAGTTGGTAGCTTTATGTTCTTGCTTGCTATGGGTTACTCAATCAACTTACTGACTCTATTAGCTCTCGTTCTTGCGATAGGTTTAGTCGTAGATGACGCAATTGTAATGCTTGAAAATATTCACCGCCGAATAGAGTTAGGTGAACCGCCTCTTCTTGCTGCGTTTCGTGGTGCCCGTGAAGTTGGCTTTGCGATTATCGCCACTACGCTCGTACTAATTGCAGTCTTCGTACCGCTGGTGTTTATGGATGGCCGTATCGGCGCACTATTCACCGAATTTGCTATGGCAGTAAGCGCCGCAGTGTTCTTCTCTAGTATTACAGCCTTAACCCTTTCTCCGGCACTTTGCTCAAAAGTACTGAAGCCATCAGAAAAAGAAAGTAAGTTTAGCCAGTGGATGGATAGAACATTTAACAAAATTGAAAACGCCTATCGTAATTCACTTACTTCAAATATGAGTCGTAAGTGGAGCTTACTACTAATGATGATTTTGGCTGGTGTTGCCAGCTTTATGCTATTTCAAAAAGTGCCATCAGAGCTGACGCCAAAAGAAGACCGTGGAACATTCTTTATCATGATGAGCGGCCCAGAAGGCGCTAGTTATGAGAATAATGCGGCTAACATGGCAAAAATTGAAGAGCGTTTGATGCCTTACTCTGAATCTGGTGAATTAAGTCGCGTGCTTATTCGAGTCCCGGGTTGGGGTGGTCAAGGTGGCGTGGCTATCTTAGGAATGGCTGATTGGGATAAACGCAAGCGCTCAACTTGGGAAGTAATGGATGAAATTAGCGGTAAGATGACGGAAGTGACCGACGTACGGGCTTTTGCGATTATGCGCCGTGGTATCGGTGGCGGTGGTTCATCACGCCCAATTGAGTTTGTATTGCAAGGTAACGATTACGATCAACTAGCTGATTGGCGAGACCGTATTATCCAGCGTGCAGAGAAAAACCCTGGTTTGGTGAGAATCGACCATGATTACAAAGAAACCTTCCCGCAGTTTTTAATCAACATTGATAAAAACAAAGCTGCAGATTTAGGTGTTTCTGTATCTGATGTAGGTCGCACGCTAGAAACCATGTTAGGCCAACGTCGCGTAACGACCTTTATCGACCGCGGTGAAGAATACGATGTAATTTTAAAAGGGACCAAAGAAGATTTTGCTAACCCGACTGATATTTCAAATATCTACTTAAAATCACGCAGTGGCGAATTGGTTCCGCTAGATAGCTTAATTAGTTTAAAAGAAGAAGCCACAGCGTCTCG
The nucleotide sequence above comes from Pseudoalteromonas shioyasakiensis. Encoded proteins:
- a CDS encoding tRNA nucleotidyltransferase, coding for MQVYLVGGAVRDALLGRDIKERDYVVVGATPEQLISQGYQQVGKDFPVFLHPQSKEEYALARTERKQGQGYNGFICDFAPDVTLEQDLIRRDLTVNAIAQAEDGSLIDPFSGQQDLENRLLRHVSDAFSEDPLRILRVARFAARYHYLGFTIAPETKALLIDMVKAGELNTLTAERVWLECEKSLSDGAFSEFLNVLASIGGLHVVSAELEEKWCDELYNTLQARFAYANKLQINDIAVLFSQVTLSLSSDEIKTIATSIRLPNEVRDLALFSQIHQTTLSAEKPTSEAIFSSFNQLDLWRRPERFEQVLKVLEVSHQQSVACYESIIKAAAQARAVNPQQFIAQGIKGAEIKTALEQARLEVIKNYFS
- a CDS encoding DUF1566 domain-containing protein codes for the protein MRKLPLITALTVIALQSGYVAAQVCYNAVTETTPDSRFVINEDGTVSDSATGLMWQRCTFGQSYNSETDTCEGTSQQLTWGEALRGAENATFADYSDWHVPNVKELASILEHSCVQPSINETAFLSTKLQNYWSSTSGISRTDLAWVYQFDKGINSLHAKTSDVYLRLVRYEK
- a CDS encoding DUF1566 domain-containing protein; protein product: MRLVPLTLVALTTLTACGGGGGSSDSNPVAATVNAGSDQQIIEKSEFTVSAKGSPADGTFTWERVSGPAVEGFPAEGAEQTITAPDIKLDSELVLKVNYQTDGQLVSDQVSIFITSNNQLPVAVITQTAPEELPSQYNDVITLSGEESADIDENGSVDSYLWTQLDGPELTADSYDKQTISFTHPLLESNTAMTWRLTVTDDEGGSASTEASFTLNKTVEVIIADAGVDQQVIEFDTVTLDASNSEIVTATKSCFWQQLTGETVTLANQNQCITTFVAPDVDTDSELSFEVTVTDSKSRSDTDIVIIDISPKPLGLINDTGMSDCYNNSQKINCDSEDFPSQDADIGRDSVANQLDKVGQGDLAFDFTKMNEFADELPDDATRFSCVRDNVTGLIWEVKEASSTLPPSTTERAGSNHYTWYLNGSTGVQTGSVQGAAGSSCPSTSNCGLQTYIDDVNSRDFCGGTNWRVPTYTELLGLLDYAKQGESTLLNTDFFPNQPSDTQLSTSSSSFMPYWTSQTAADGTSLSQAYIIDMSSANDLAYPKNNTAFVRLVRTPGE
- a CDS encoding DUF2982 domain-containing protein; its protein translation is MDKKLPALKVRAQASRHGSEFLIVGGIGLIIIMLVNLLRPGEISIVEIFLATTCIAAIFIGFLKTQEPYFSLTFTQNLLIYHHKIGNWQLNRANFHHSGIPKVEQGLEYLELNAVGIKLNNIDEFLTQISPRIAGRLLIEQRHLFMQVIQKYCKNGDCPSEWLIEETDYTAPSGQLYKGLIAMFANRTQHLRQLTGYDLLLPANVLDVDIWQFSADLNRWKLNPNEFIEARLQKK
- a CDS encoding efflux RND transporter periplasmic adaptor subunit, yielding MYSTQSGKALFPFIITLLLGLCIYLYLPSSQGEQSNFGNRATQVTAHTVTAEENAVLIEAIGSARANQAIYIRSAQNDYVTDIFFNDGDLVSKGQKLVQLQSQEEELAVKELSINLREERRQLERLTELSRSQATAKSLLEEQLSRVDATEAQLESAKTKLAEMTIKAPFSGLLGKREISIGTYVSNTTNITTLDDISIIKVDFKVPEKYLAQLQLGMKVMTQNDAYPEKTFNGKVTHISSRIDSITRSVEVTASFINKSGLLRPGMLLNTALELSSNQALMVPEKAVIPQQDKHYVFQIEDGVANKVEVHVAGRHNGWVAIDKGLESGQQVVTEGIIKIRTGSKVSIKG
- a CDS encoding efflux RND transporter permease subunit, yielding MKITDTSVKRPVFAIVINLLLLTFGLVAFSMLPLREYPDIETPIVSVSTDYTGASAEIIETKITQVLENRISGIEGIKSINSSSRNGRSNITIEFNISRDIDAASNDVRERVARALDSLPEQVRPPEVSKSNSDESPIAWFVLNSTTMDSLQLSDYAQRFIVDRLAVVDGVSNVRVGGERKYAMKIWLNRKAMAARGITSSDIENTLRTENVELPAGEIESIDRDFTVRTARSYKDQRDFRNLVIKRGEDGYLVRLGEVADVHLEAADDESLFRGNGRNMIGLGIVKQAKANTLTVVDNARAELEKIKRNLPEGTTIQDSYDSSIFIKESIDEVYRTLGISMALVVLVIYLFLGNIRATLVPAVTVPVALVGSFMFLLAMGYSINLLTLLALVLAIGLVVDDAIVMLENIHRRIELGEPPLLAAFRGAREVGFAIIATTLVLIAVFVPLVFMDGRIGALFTEFAMAVSAAVFFSSITALTLSPALCSKVLKPSEKESKFSQWMDRTFNKIENAYRNSLTSNMSRKWSLLLMMILAGVASFMLFQKVPSELTPKEDRGTFFIMMSGPEGASYENNAANMAKIEERLMPYSESGELSRVLIRVPGWGGQGGVAILGMADWDKRKRSTWEVMDEISGKMTEVTDVRAFAIMRRGIGGGGSSRPIEFVLQGNDYDQLADWRDRIIQRAEKNPGLVRIDHDYKETFPQFLINIDKNKAADLGVSVSDVGRTLETMLGQRRVTTFIDRGEEYDVILKGTKEDFANPTDISNIYLKSRSGELVPLDSLISLKEEATASRLNRYNRMRAITLSANLADGYTLEEALNFLNQVAAEENDIDGAIDYKGESQLFYEGASAMTYVFILALTVTFLVLAAQFESFIHPFVIMLTVPLGLVGALFGLWYTDLTLNIYSQIGIVMLIGLSAKNGILIVEFANQLRDKGVEFDEAITQAATQRLRPIIMTSLTTVMSSVPLVLASGPGAESRMVIGVVVFTGVIVATLLTLFVVPAAYSALARNTQSPEYLQSKLEQQAKDKPLEEI